The genomic window CGCTTAAAGTTCTTGATCTTTCTTACAATGAGTTTGTGTCTGAGCTACCAAGTTGGGTTTTCAATCTTAGTTCTAGTATCTCAATTGTAGAACTTTCCAATAATTTCATACATGGCCAACTTCCTCAAACACTACCACACTTTCAAAGCCTTGAAACCTTGTCTTTGTATAACAATGATCTCAATGGACTCATTCCAAATTGGGTGGGTCAACTTGAACAATTAAAAAGACTTGATCTTTCTGATAATTCATTCTCTGGTTCTATTTCTACAAGTTTAGGAAATCTGTCATCCTTAACTTACTTGAATTTGGCATTCAATGGTTTAACAGGAATTGTTTCTGAACAAAATTTTCTTTCCCTTTCAAAATTAAACCATTTAGTTTTGGGTTCACAATATTTGATCTTTGACTTTGATTCTGAATGGATCCCTCCTTTTCAACTTCAGTTTTTAGAATTGACTTATTTGACTTCTAATAAACTTCCATCATGGATATATACACAGAATTCTCTGACCCTTTTGGCGATTGTAAATTCAAGAATTCCATTGGAACTACCTAATAAGTTCTGGAAGTTTGTTTCTGATCAAGTTGAATATCTTGATTTATCAAATAATTCAATCAATGTTGACATGTCAAATGTCTTGCTTAATTCCAAAGTGGTAGTGTTAGGCGAGAACAATTTGAGAGGTGGTGTGCCACAAGTATCACCAAACGTCACTCTTTTACGTTTGGTTAACAATTTCTTGTCAGGAtccatttcttctttcttatgccataagacaaaagaaaaaaataatttgaagTATGTGGATATTTCTCATAATCTTTTATCAGGAGAGATTTCGGATTGTTGGATGTATTGGAGATCATTACTTTATGTTAATTTGGAAAGCAATAATTTGGTAGGCAAAATTCCTCACTCAATGAGCTCTTTGTCTAACTTAATTGCATTGAATCTATACAATAACATGTTATCTGGAGAAGTGCCTCTCTCATTGAAAAATTGTAAGAAGCTTCGTCTCCTTAATCTAGGTGAAAATGAGTTTTCTGGAGCTATATCAAACTGGGTGGGAGAAAGTGTAATTGGTCTCAAACTAAGATCCAATCAATTTAGTGGTAATATCTCTACTACAATATGTCAGCTTCATTCTCTCAAGATATTGGATCTTTCAAATAATAGATTATCAGGGCCAATACCAAGTTGTGTTCGCAACATGACAGGCATGATTTCTAAAAATGAATCATTTGATTCATTTGATGTTACCATTCCTACGATAGACCATGTCAATTTTGAATTCAATATCAATCTCATGTTGCTTATTAAGGGCATTAAGTTAAATTATACACACTCGATACTTGTTATTGATCTTTCATGTAACAATCTATCTGAAACGTTGCCATCAGAGTTATTCATGCTTACTGGATTGAAGTCTTTAAATCTATCCCACAATCAATTCGTGGGAAAGATTCCACAAGATATTAGCAAGTTGATACAGTTGGAGTCTCTTGATCTCTCAAGTAACTTATTTTCAGGACAAATTCCTGAAAGCATGTCTGCTTTGTCTTTTCTTGAAGTCTTGAATCTCTCATGCAACAATTTTGAAGGAAAAATTCCATCAGGAACCCAACTTCAAGGTTTCACAAACCTTAGCTATATGGGAAATCCAAAACTCTGTGGACCTCCACTCACAAAGATTTGTCCGCAAGATGAAAAACTACCAAATGAAAAACAAAtgaaagaagatgatgatgacaacGACAACTCTCAAGTTCGTTCATGGTTCTATATGGGCTTAGGAATTGGATTTGCCACAAGTTTTTGGGCAGTGTTAATTGCAGTTTTTTTCAATAGAAGATTCAGAAATTTTTATTTCAAATGTTTGGACCGACTCTATGACATGGTGATCTAAAATTTTAACTCTATTATATCATCAGAAGCTCTCATAGTGGTAACAAGTAAGTAAACTAATATTTTTCAATcagattttttaattttggtaTGATACTTTTATGGatatattttcttgtattctatGCATGCCAAGGTTTATTCTTGGATTTTCAATCCTGATCATAATTGTAATTTATTGGCTTAAATGGTAATTATATTTAGAAAGAACACAAATCATTTGATTTGCAATCTTCACACACAAGTATTATTAGCTAGAAGTTGAACACCTAATTCATATTTAGTTAGCTATATTCTTTTTTGTATGTATAGcattttaattatttagttagctatattcttttttgtatatatagcattttaattatttatgtacAAATATATATATTGATAATATTGTTATAACAAGGAAGAATGGAAATGAAATCTATGCATTGGTTAGAACTTTTTGATAACTCAACTTTATATCAGTCCATCATTGGAAGCTATAATACATGTATCAGAATGATTCCATTGCTCAGGTTTTCGGAAAAGAGAAACCGGGTAGAGTACATGTTGTGGGTTTTGGACCGACTCCTAATCAGCTCTTCGGGCCAAATTTACATGGGCATGGCAACGGAGTCCAACTAGAGGAGACTCAGAGGAAGCTGCTTGAACTGGAGGCACAGCTGGAAGGCGAGAAGTTGAAGAGGAAGGCGATGGAAGATGAGGCAGCAGCagataagaaaaagatgaagGCGATGGAGAGTGCTTTTTGATTTATCTGTTTCAACGGCAGGGTGAGGAGCTGCCACCAGACATCGCTGCAGGAATGGGTTTCGTGGAATGATAGAGTGAATAGTAGAATATTAGGAGTGGAGATATTTTGCTATGAATCAAGTATTTTATCGAATTAGACTGAGCAACTCTTTGAAAGAGATTTCTTTTTGTTCGTATTTTCATGGATATATATATTTCCTGTTTTGCTTATATCTCGATTTTGTTTTTGATATAAGTTTAGATTCTAAGGTTAAAAATATTCAaactttaaaataataaaaaatataagaagaattataaaaaatcattaaataatattttgaaccAATTTGGCGTTATTTTTTGAAAGagccaattttttatttttttttaaatttctgtttacatagcggcggttttaaaccgcctcTATTTTGGTTCAATGAGTGTAAAAACTTTTATATCTAGCGGCAGTTTGTAACCGCCGGCATCTCTGACAGAAACTACATTAGCATTTAGCGGCCGttttaaaaccgccgctaaacgTGTAGCCAGCCAAACATTTTGATAAACATTGCGGCGGTTAAGAAACCACCGGTAAATATGAGGGAAATTGTGTCAGCACAATTCGGCGGCGGTTTTCTGTTATTATGCCGCAAAATTTTGATTTAGCGGCGGTTATGCCAGAAAATGgttttgcggcggtttaaaaccgccgccaATTCCCGCCTCCCTTGTAGTGACACCACTTTGACACACCCTGAAATattgaattttttatatatatttttggatTATTGGGCTAATGATCTCAATAACACCACAAATGCGATTTTGCATGTCCTTATTAGATTGAATGGATACTTGGTCCTGATTCATCAACAAGATGGCAAGAATGGATGAAGCTTCTACAAAGTTTGATACAAATGTGTACTAATTTAATTAGTTAATTTGTTTAGACAATTGTATCCTGTTTCATTTCCTCTATTAGATATGTACTATGCTAAAATTGTTCTATTTTTTGACATTATAGATTAATTTTGTAAACATGTATTTTGATACTTAAAATTTATGCATAACAAAATGTTTTATGAACTATTCAATTTTATTATAGCCGTAAAACTTTACATGTTATATTCTTAAAAAGTATTAATTCTATATTATAAACCATCTATTTTAATTCCTAAAAATCTAAGTTATTAAAGAGAGATGtatgaatatttttaaaaattttcaacaattattagagaatataaaaaaaatcctTTGACAAAACTACATAAaaaattcatagtaacaagaaATAAACATATTTTTTACCTAAAAAACTTTAGTCCAATTCAGATCAGCTTggattttttctcttctctttaataataataatatactaATTTTTATGCACTTTAAAGTCCTTAATCTTGTTGCCAATAATTTTGTGTCTGCTAAATTAGGAAGTTGGATTTTTAATCTTAATTTNNNNNNNNNNNNNNNNNNNNNNNNNNNNNNNNNNNNNNNNNNNNNNNNNNNNNNNNNNNNNNNNNNNNNNNNNNNNNNNNNNNNNNNNNNNNNNNNNNNNNNNNNNNNNNNNNNNNNNNNNNNNNNNNNNNNNNNNNNNNNNNNNNNNNNNNNNNNNNNNNNNNNNNNNNNNNNNNNNNNNNNNNNNNNNNNNNNNNNNNNNNNNNNNNNNNNNNNNNNNNNNNNNNNNNNNNNNNNNNNNNNNNNNNNNNNNNNNNNNNNNNNNNNNNNNNNNNNNNNNNNNNNNNNNNNNNNNNNNNNNNNNNNNNNNNNNNNNNNNNNNNNNNNNNNNNNNNNNNNNNNNNNNNNNNNNNNNNNNNNNNNNNNNNNNNNNNNNNNNNNNNNNNNNNNNNNNNNNNNNNNNNNNNNNNNNNNNNNNNNNNNNNNNNNNNNNNNNNNNNNNNNNNNNNNNNNNNNNNNNNNNNNNNNNNNNNNNNNNNNNNNNNNNNNNNNNNNNNNNNNNNNNNNNNNNNNNNNNNNNNNNNNNNNNNNNNNNNNNNNNNNNNNNNNNNNNNNNNNNNNNNNNNNNNNNNNNNNNNNNNNNNNNNNNNNNNNNNNNNNNNNNNNNNNNNNNNNNNNNNNNNNNNNNNNNNNNNNNNNNNNNNNNNNNNNNNNNNNNNNNNNNNNNNNNNNNNNNNNNNNNNNNNNNNNNNNNNNNNNNNNNNNNNNNNNNNNNNNNNNNNNNNNNNNNNNNNNNNNNNNNNNNNNNNNNNNNNNNNNNNNNNNNNNNNNNNNNNNNNNNNNNNNNNNNNNNNNNNNNNNNNNNNNNNNNNNNNNNNNNNNNNNNNNNNNNNNNNNNNNNNNNNNNNNNNNNNNNNNNNNNNNNNNNNNNNNNNNNNNNNNNNNNNNNNNNNNNNNNNNNNNNNNNNNNNNNNNAATtttaaaagaataagaaaaataaaaataaagaatatttaattttatatttattgattaaaaaattataaaaataaaactatatatatattgtctataaaaaataaaaataaataaaaataataaaaactaaaattatgacaAAATTTATGTATTATATTAGGAGAATTATACAGTACAAATCTAATTCTGTATAGatatacaaatattttatttctaTAAAAAATATAGTGACACGTGGTATGAAGTGTAGTAATAAGGAGGGACTTTGACATCCAATACTAAAAGTGGCTAAAAAAGCTTGCTCAAGAGCCAATACAAATAATGAGTTTGGATGTTCTTTGATAAATGTGTATAATGAGAatcactatttttttttcttctcatgGGAATGGTGAAACAATAATGGTAAAATTAGAatataaccaaaaataaaaaatattgttgtGAGTCCATGAAAAACATTGAATTGAACTTTTCGTACTAAAATAATCAAGTTACCTTGACATTGTATATTATGTAGTTAATtcgaagatttttttttaaaaaaaaaaagttgtttttaaaattaaaaaatNNNNNNNNNNNNNNNNNNNNNNNNNNNNNNNNNNNNNNNNNNNNNNNNNNNNNNNNNNNNNNNNNNNNNNNNNNNNNNNNNNNNNNNNNNNNNNNNNNNNNNNNNNNNNNNNNNNNNNNNNNNNNNNNNNNNNNNNNNNNNNNNNNNNNNNNNNNNNNNNNNNNNNNNNNNNNNNNNNNNNNNNNNNNNNNNNNNNNNNNNNNNNNNNNNNNNNNNNNNNNNNNNNNNNNNNNNNNNNNNNNNNNNNNNNNNNNNNNNNNNNNNNNNNNNNNNNNNNNNNNNNNNNNNNNNNNNNNNNNNNNNNNNNNNNNNNNNNNNNNNNNNNNNNNNNNNNNNNNNNNNNNNNNNNNNNNNNNNNNNNNNNNNNNNNNNNNNNNNNNNNNNNNNNNNNNNNNNNNNNNNNNNNNNNNNNNNNNNNNNNNNNNNNNNNNNNNNNNNNNNNNNNNNNNNNNNNNNNNNNNNNNNNNNNNNNNNNNNNNNNNNNNNNNNNNNNNNNNNNNNNNNNNNNNNNNNNNNNNNNNNNNNNNNNNNNNNNNNNNNNNNNNNNNNNNNNNNNNNNNNNNNNNNNNNNNNNNNNNNNNNNNNNNNNNNNNNNNNNNNNNNNNNNNNNNNNNNNNNNNNNNNNNNNNNNNNNNNNNNNNNNNNNNNNNNNNNNNNNNNNNNNNNNNNNNNNNNNNNNNNNNNNNNNNNNNNNNNNNNNNNNNNNNNNNNNNNNNNNNNNNNNNNNNNNNNNNNNNNNNNNNNNNNNNNNNNNNNNNNNNNNNNNNNNNNNNNNNNNNNNNNNNNNNNNNNNNNNNNNNNNNNNNNNNNNNNNNNNNNNNNNNNNNNNNNNNNNNNNNNNNNNNNNNNNNNNNNNNNNNNNNNNNNNNNNNNNNNNNNNNNNNNNNNNNNNNNNNNNNNNNNNNNNNNNNNNNNNNNNNNNNNNNNNNNNNNNNNNNNNNNNNNNNNNNNNNNNNNNNNNNNNNNNNNNNNNNNNNNNNNNNNNNNNNNNNNNNNNNNNNNNNNNNNNNNNNNNNNNNNNNNNNNNNNNNNNNNNNNNNNNNNNNNNNNNNNNNNNNNNNNNNNNNNNNNNNNNNNNNNNNNNNNNNNNNNNNNNNNNNNNNNNNNNNNNNNNNNNNNNNNNNNNNNNNNNNNNNNNNNNNNNNNNNNNNNNNNNNNNNNNNNNNNNNNNNNNNNNNNNNNNNNNNNNNNNNNNNNNNNNNNNNNNNNNNNNNNNNNNNNNNNNNNNNNNNNNNTGGCACTAAATTACTAGTTAAATATTTAtataaagataataaaattttttgGGATAATTTGACTTTATTTTGGAATGatgaattagaattttatttttaaaaagttgAATTGTTAATTTAGTATTAATCATTATTGAAGGTGGAAAATATTTACAAATATTCTCCACATATAAGTCATTTACATATACAATTCTCTTTAATCTAATTCATCTCACACGCTATTATCTAACCAACTTCTCAATAAACGCGCGAATATATAACTgcatttttgaaaaggattttatttcctttttcgaATTTTCTCAGCGTTTTCGATCTACATTCTCTTCTATATCTGCGTTTCTCTTCATTCGTTCTCTGCGTTTTTGTTTTTCGCAATTTCTTTTGTATGTTCTCTACATTTTTGAAATCAAGTTCTGAAATCAGTTTTGAACAGTTATCTCGTTAttgaagataatgaatgattcaagttcagattgtcaattgaaccagaacgaagtctattattattttgaatccaatcaagtggctggattgtggttcgattctagttaatgtATGTTTTTGTTGGTAGTTTATGATTCggtaggtgaataatgttgtttttgtttgtgaaaattgttgttcatcgttgatggtttgaattgaatgtaatgtaggaGTTTTGtatcaaagaaaatatttttgtgtatttgcagcaaatttcagtgtaaaactaagacatttatgtgtattgtttaagaatttttgatGGATTTGtactgataaattctgcataatttaaaattcttcctcttcctcctcctcatcttctgctgcttcttcttcttttttttcataatcaccatcttcttcttcttttttcttattcatctttcctttattattttatcttctcaagtttcttcttgttttacttttttaacaagaataaaagggaaaaggacaaataggtcacTGACCTTTTGTCCCGCAGACATTTTtatccctgaccattgaaaaatacttttaagtccctgaccttcacaaaatttggacggataagtccttccgtccaaatgcctccgtcaggaattgatccgtccaaatgcctccgtcaggaaCTGATCCATCCAAATTTTATGAAGGTCagggatttaaaagtatttttcaatggtcagagacaaaaatgtccgcgggacaaaaggtcaaggacctgtttgtccttttctcataaaagagaaaaagagtaaagtatactttttgttccTGAAATTTGCTAAAAGTTTAAAAGATATCCCTAAGTTtttatttgtttcaattttgtttatcgagttttcgatttgtatcaatTTTACCCTTATTACTaacttttttataattaatatttttcttttcaaatataCCCCTCCTTTAttcctatcatcatcatcatcataatcctctgtctctttctctttctctcttttcatccTCACCATCATCTCCACCACGATCATCATTATTGAGTAACCACTATCAATCTCCTCCTTCGTCATCGCCGGCTAAacccctctttcttcttctttctcctttcttctccgaCTCTCCATCTCTATCACCACCATCTCCGTTGAGCTCCATTCTCGATGACCAccccctttttcttcttcttcttcgcgcaAACCCGGCACCGTCGAATCCATCACTCTTCCTCCTTCTTTGTTAGCAAACCTAGCTTCCTATCTTTTGTACCTTCTTCAAGACACACCATGACCACATTGTGATTCACAGTATCAAGAATCTCATACAAATTGCCCTTCAGAAACCACAAGTATCTAGCAAAATTACTTAGTTGTTTGAATCACAGTGCGTGCGCTTCTTCCCAGTCGGAAGGCGAAAATCTATACTAAAGAACAGGCTCAAGGATCATCAAGAGAACCTCCTGAACCACTCGGTCGTGGAGATAGGGCTCAGACGAGTTcacaaactttttaagtttgcagcaaattttggtgtaaaactaagacatttatgtgtattgtttaacaatttttggtgaatttgtactgataaattctgcataatttcaaactctttttcttcctcctcctcatcttctgctacttcttattcatctttttcttcttgttttaccttctaacaaaaatatataatgttacaaaatcaatagaaagatgAGGAGGAAAAAAGTGCAGCAACAACCGCAGTAATAAAAAAAACGACGAAGAAGATGAAACACgcgagaaagaagaaagaatgcgaagaaaaaggaggaagaatgcaaagaagaaggagaagaaagaggaagaggaggaggaacgcgGAATACAAACGTTGGAGGAGGAACAACGTGATTTCACGCGCGCGTTATGAAAGTAAGTTTTGTTGGATTAGGATTAACTTGTATAAACTTGTATGACAAAACGACTTATATGTATAGCAGGTCTAAAATATTTATAGTTGAAAATTATAGCTAATATAGTGCATTGTGaatgatattttttataattgataaaaaatttaaagtaattaaaaaagttaaataaaattgaatagttaatctttttatttaaaattttttattaatcatatAAATGCTAGGtataaattaaaagtgaaaaaaattgaaataaatctaAAATCTATTACTCAATAAGTACAAAATACTTAAGAAGAGGTGAATTGATAAGGATGAACAATTTTAATAAGTTTTTGCAATATTAAAACAAGACAAATGAAATAAATCAAATATGACACAATTAAATAAGAGATAAAAATAGAAGGAgttgaaataaattaaatatgacaCAAATAAGTTAAAAAAAGTTATCAAACTTATGAGTTTgtgaacaataaaaaatattaatttagctTTTAAAGCACATAAATTTCCACTAACGAAATAATCCTCATTTAAAAAATGTTAGATGATAATTACTGATGATTAGTAAACAATTTTAAATCACAATTATCTTTATAATTACTTTCATTCAAACGGCTAAATGGGCTCATAAATTGTCTTTTTGGTAATTATTTATATGATTTAATGATTTTAAAAAGGAGCACAAATTgtcaaaatattatatttattataaatttattacatatttatatgtaatatattattattattattattagttcttttttttgttttagttgaCATCATATATATTATCGTGACCACTCTTATTATTTGCTTATTATTTGAGTTAAATGTTTCTGAAGGTTTGAAGGATCATTGATATCATTTATGAAGGTGGAAGTATTGGTCTAATGGGTATTGATGATGGTCAAGAGTGGGTTTGGAATTTTTCTTAAAATAGAAGTGGTATTGTAAGTATAATTTCAAACCAACAATCaaccaacatcaaagtttaaatcaaGAATTGTCACGATTCAAAACAAATTTAACTAGGAAAGGAAATTTAAGTGCTaaaaaacctcttggcaaggagtgagagtcaaggttacctatcctagtcattgaccacaatcatatgatgattatgaagagttaatcctacttggTCAATCCTAACattgaggataagtcaaatagacataattgatctcaatccacaagtcctagtctactcactaattagcttagtgaaagactagagttagtggaaaccaaatcaattaactaccctaatatatcaatcaagaatggatatcaatgactcaaggtcaccaaagtcctcaatttcaagccaagagtgggagaaaaactacattaaaactaagccaaaaattttatcaaacattTAGTGTGCATGAATATAAAatcatattaaattgcaataaaaataaattctaaagctaccaaatgcaaaaaattaataaccaacaattaaagagagcaataataacatgaaaacataaagtgCATTAAATGAAATAGAAATTAACAAGGGTTCATCAACATGAAAAGtaaccaaaattaaaaattaacaaaataaactaagaagattgagacaatagaacaaagaaatataaaaaaaaaatagatgaaaataagaattaaatagaaaaattaaactaataacactaatttctagagagaagggggaacttctctctctagaaaatgacctgCAACATGATACCAAACTACCCTAATTACTCtccccttcatccttcttcactttgtCTTAAAAtaacttcagaaatgagttggactgggttttggaggcccagaattcgTCCCTAGCGAattgcaattaatgagctcacgtgacaAGGGTCACGGGTACGCGTCATCTGGCAAAATTCACCCTCACGCGTACgcttgggtcacgcgtacgcgtcgccatgagcTCACACTTGTGCGTATGTACGCATTACTGTGCGCACACACGGATGCTGaaacttccaaactccatttcttcatggttttcTTCTCTTTTACATGCtcttttctcacttcttcaatccatacttgtcttggaaacctgaaatcacttagcaaacacatcaaagcatcaaatgggattaaagtgaataaaatttagcaattaaaagacctaaaaagtatgtttttactttcaagcacaatttagaaagaaatcatgaaactatgctatttcaatagaTAAATACAAGAAAAGTTAATGAAATtcacccaaatagagcaaataaatatcatgaaatgtggattcatcacatccccacacttaaacaatagcatgttctcatgctatgTTAAAGAAAGATAAGAAGGGGAACTACATTTATTCAAAACAaggaaactacctatatgcaatctatctaaatgaatgcaactactcagtcaaaataaatcaatttccaagaaagcatatatgaacATATTGGCTAAAAGCAATCTTAACCAAGTCAAATTCATAATTGAttagagttattgaaaagaatttaca from Arachis ipaensis cultivar K30076 chromosome B09, Araip1.1, whole genome shotgun sequence includes these protein-coding regions:
- the LOC107619778 gene encoding LRR receptor-like serine/threonine-protein kinase GSO1, whose protein sequence is MATSSFFQYHIQIFLLSLLLCKIMCTSKIIQCDDKDKSTLLKFKYGITDPSGVLSLWSIKETNCCQWKGVHCDNITGRVTKLNLHCPEIYSDYGHNLDKSQCLTGELDMSCLFDLEFLSYLDLSNNDFNTIQYHGQCKNSSNNIYYLNLSDNDNLQADNILHWISNLSFLHYLDLSGINLQKETNWLQLVTMLPSLSELYLEDCRLQNIYPSLQYANFTALKVLDLSYNEFVSELPSWVFNLSSSISIVELSNNFIHGQLPQTLPHFQSLETLSLYNNDLNGLIPNWVGQLEQLKRLDLSDNSFSGSISTSLGNLSSLTYLNLAFNGLTGIVSEQNFLSLSKLNHLVLGSQYLIFDFDSEWIPPFQLQFLELTYLTSNKLPSWIYTQNSLTLLAIVNSRIPLELPNKFWKFVSDQVEYLDLSNNSINVDMSNVLLNSKVVVLGENNLRGGVPQVSPNVTLLRLVNNFLSGSISSFLCHKTKEKNNLKYVDISHNLLSGEISDCWMYWRSLLYVNLESNNLVGKIPHSMSSLSNLIALNLYNNMLSGEVPLSLKNCKKLRLLNLGENEFSGAISNWVGESVIGLKLRSNQFSGNISTTICQLHSLKILDLSNNRLSGPIPSCVRNMTGMISKNESFDSFDVTIPTIDHVNFEFNINLMLLIKGIKLNYTHSILVIDLSCNNLSETLPSELFMLTGLKSLNLSHNQFVGKIPQDISKLIQLESLDLSSNLFSGQIPESMSALSFLEVLNLSCNNFEGKIPSGTQLQGFTNLSYMGNPKLCGPPLTKICPQDEKLPNEKQMKEDDDDNDNSQVRSWFYMGLGIGFATSFWAVLIAVFFNRRFRNFYFKCLDRLYDMVI